The following are from one region of the Sciurus carolinensis chromosome 5, mSciCar1.2, whole genome shotgun sequence genome:
- the Ppp2r2d gene encoding serine/threonine-protein phosphatase 2A 55 kDa regulatory subunit B delta isoform isoform X2: MAGAGGGGCPAGNDFQWCFSQVKGAVDEDVAEADIISTVEFNYSGDLLATGDKGGRVVIFQREQENKIRPHSRGEYNVYSTFQSHEPEFDYLKSLEIEEKINKIRWLPQQNAAHFLLSTNDDLRINLWHLEITDRSFNIVDIKPANMEELTEVITAAEFHPHQCNVLVYSSSKGTIRLCDMRSSALCDRHSKFFEEPEDPSSRSFFSEIISSISDVKFSHSGRYMMTRDYLSVKVWDLNMESRPVETHQVHEYLRSKLCSLYENDCIFDKFECCWNGSDSAVMTGSYNNFFRMFDRSTRRDVTLEASRESSKPRASLKPRKVCAGGKRKKDEISVDSLDFNKKILHTAWHPVDNVIAVAATNNLYIFQDKAN; encoded by the exons CCGACATCATTTCAACCGTTGAATTTAATTACTCTGGAGATCTTCTTGCAACAGGAGACAAGGGCGGCAGAGTTGTTATTTTTCAGCGGGAACAAGAG AATAAAATTCGCCCTCATTCCAGGGGAGAATATAATGTTTACAGTACCTTTCAAAGTCATGAACCAGAGTTTGACTATTTGAAAAGTCTAGAAATTgaggaaaagattaataaaattaggTGGCTGCCACAACAGAATGCTGCTCATTTTCTACTGTCTACAAatg ATGACCTGAGAATTAACCTGTGGCATTTAGAGATCACAGATAGAAGTTTTA ACATCGTGGACATCAAACCTGCCAACATGGAGGAGCTGACGGAAGTCATCACCGCCGCCGAGTTCCACCCACACCAGTGCAACGTGCTCGTCTACAGCAGCAGCAAGGGGACCATCCGGCTGTGTGACATGCGCTCCTCCGCCCTGTGCGACCGGCACTCTAAGT tttttgaagagCCTGAAGATCCCAGTAGCAGGTCCTTCTTCTCAGAAATAATTTCATCCATATCCGATGTCAAATTCAGTCATAGTGGTCGGTACATGATGACCAGAGACTACCTGTCAGTGAAGGTGTGGGACCTCAACATGGAGAGCAGGCCAGTGGAGACCCACCAGGTGCATGAGTACCTGCGGAGCAAGCTCTGCTCCCTCTATGAGAACGACTGCATCTTCGACAAGTTTGAGTGCTGCTGGAATGGTTCTGACAG TGCTGTCATGACGGGCTCCTACAACAACTTCTTCAGGATGTTCGATAGAAGCACTCGGAGGGACGTCACACTGGAAGCCTCGAGAGAGAGCAGCAAACCCCGAGCCAGCTTGAAGCCCCGGAAGGTGTGTGCAGgcgggaagaggaagaaggacgAGATCAGTGTGGACAGCCTGGACTTCAACAAGAAGATCCTCCACACAGCCTGGCACCCCGTGGACAACGTCATTGCCGTGGCTGCCACCAACAACCTGTACATATTCCAGGACAAAGCCAACTGA
- the Bnip3 gene encoding BCL2/adenovirus E1B 19 kDa protein-interacting protein 3 — protein MSQSGASGLQEENLQGSWVELHFSSSGNGSGVPASVSIYNGDMEKILLDAQHESGRSSSKSSHCDSPPRSQTPQENTRASETDTHSIGEKNSSQSEEDYLERRKEVESILKKNSDWIWDWSSRPENIPPKEFLFKHPKRSATLSMRNTSVMKKGGIFSAEFLKVFLPSLLLSHLLAIGLGIYIGRRLTTSTSTF, from the exons ATGTCGCAGAGCGGAGCCTCCGGGCTGCAGGAGGAGAACCTTCAGG GCTCCTGGGTGGAACTGCACTTCAGCAGCAGTGGGAACGGGAGCGGTGTTCCCGCCTCGGTTTCCATCTACAATGGAGACATGGAAAAAATACTGCTGGATGCCCAGCATGAGTCTGGACGGAGCAGCTCCAAGAGTTCTCACTGTGACAG CCCACCTCGCTCACAGACACCACAAGAAAATACTAGAGCTTCTGAAACAGATACCCATAGCATTGGAGAGAAGAACAGCTCTCAG TCTGAGGAAGATTATcttgagagaaggaaagaagttgAAAGCATCTTAAAGAAAAACTCAGACTGGATATGGGATTGGTCTAGTCGGCCAGAAAATATCCCCCCCAA GGAGTTCCTCTTCAAACACCCGAAGCGCTCAGCCACTCTCAGCATGAGAAACACCAGTGTCATGAAGAAGGGGGGCATTTTCTCAGCAGAGTTTCTCAAGGTTTTTCTTCCATCTCTGCTGCTTTCTCATCTGCTGGCCATTGGATTGGG GATCTACATCGGGAGGCGCCTGACAACCTCCACCAGCACTTTTTGA
- the Ppp2r2d gene encoding serine/threonine-protein phosphatase 2A 55 kDa regulatory subunit B delta isoform isoform X1, whose protein sequence is MAGAGGGGCPAGNDFQWCFSQVKGAVDEDVAEADIISTVEFNYSGDLLATGDKGGRVVIFQREQENKIRPHSRGEYNVYSTFQSHEPEFDYLKSLEIEEKINKIRWLPQQNAAHFLLSTNDKTIKLWKISERDKRAEGYNLKDEDGRLRDPFRITALRVPILKPMDLMVEASPRRIFANAHTYHINSISVNSDHETYLSADDLRINLWHLEITDRSFNIVDIKPANMEELTEVITAAEFHPHQCNVLVYSSSKGTIRLCDMRSSALCDRHSKFFEEPEDPSSRSFFSEIISSISDVKFSHSGRYMMTRDYLSVKVWDLNMESRPVETHQVHEYLRSKLCSLYENDCIFDKFECCWNGSDSAVMTGSYNNFFRMFDRSTRRDVTLEASRESSKPRASLKPRKVCAGGKRKKDEISVDSLDFNKKILHTAWHPVDNVIAVAATNNLYIFQDKAN, encoded by the exons CCGACATCATTTCAACCGTTGAATTTAATTACTCTGGAGATCTTCTTGCAACAGGAGACAAGGGCGGCAGAGTTGTTATTTTTCAGCGGGAACAAGAG AATAAAATTCGCCCTCATTCCAGGGGAGAATATAATGTTTACAGTACCTTTCAAAGTCATGAACCAGAGTTTGACTATTTGAAAAGTCTAGAAATTgaggaaaagattaataaaattaggTGGCTGCCACAACAGAATGCTGCTCATTTTCTACTGTCTACAAatg ataaaactattaaattatggaaaataagtGAACGGGATAAAAGAGCAGAAGGTTATAACTTGAAAGATGAAGACGGACGGCTTCGAGACCCATTTAGAATCACAGCACTGCGG gTTCCAATATTGAAGCCCATGGACCTCATGGTAGAAGCAAGCCCACGACGAATTTTTGCAAATGCTCATACGTATCATATAAATTCCATTTCAGTAAATAGTGATCATGAAACGTATCTTTCTGCAGATGACCTGAGAATTAACCTGTGGCATTTAGAGATCACAGATAGAAGTTTTA ACATCGTGGACATCAAACCTGCCAACATGGAGGAGCTGACGGAAGTCATCACCGCCGCCGAGTTCCACCCACACCAGTGCAACGTGCTCGTCTACAGCAGCAGCAAGGGGACCATCCGGCTGTGTGACATGCGCTCCTCCGCCCTGTGCGACCGGCACTCTAAGT tttttgaagagCCTGAAGATCCCAGTAGCAGGTCCTTCTTCTCAGAAATAATTTCATCCATATCCGATGTCAAATTCAGTCATAGTGGTCGGTACATGATGACCAGAGACTACCTGTCAGTGAAGGTGTGGGACCTCAACATGGAGAGCAGGCCAGTGGAGACCCACCAGGTGCATGAGTACCTGCGGAGCAAGCTCTGCTCCCTCTATGAGAACGACTGCATCTTCGACAAGTTTGAGTGCTGCTGGAATGGTTCTGACAG TGCTGTCATGACGGGCTCCTACAACAACTTCTTCAGGATGTTCGATAGAAGCACTCGGAGGGACGTCACACTGGAAGCCTCGAGAGAGAGCAGCAAACCCCGAGCCAGCTTGAAGCCCCGGAAGGTGTGTGCAGgcgggaagaggaagaaggacgAGATCAGTGTGGACAGCCTGGACTTCAACAAGAAGATCCTCCACACAGCCTGGCACCCCGTGGACAACGTCATTGCCGTGGCTGCCACCAACAACCTGTACATATTCCAGGACAAAGCCAACTGA